The following are encoded in a window of Phosphitispora fastidiosa genomic DNA:
- a CDS encoding stalk domain-containing protein has protein sequence MMKQRQMSLCTLLVSGIMLCNMFFFTPVSAALTFPIKYDPIIEDPSLIIDNPIIDNPIIDNPIIIDDSLIRGPLIVVPAAPSDLIIGATTSTEITIEWSDNSSNETGFTVERRTGSSNWSQVGEVGPDETYFTSDELSPERTYYFRVAAYNSAGTSGYSNQVYGTTDQPAPVTNIYEDNSETIINETDITNEANTTVNISDSTITNSNIASNNQVNQTTTVANYNSASTAVEYVKIVVNGEQMNPGDAPPFINKNNRVMVPFRAIAEKLGAAVQWDPRERIAALSQGQRVVRVPIGQQVIEVDGNVQAMDTLAVIKSSRTYIPVRAVSQALGATVEWDQANKTVIVKTGAGL, from the coding sequence ATGATGAAACAGAGACAGATGTCTCTTTGTACATTACTGGTTTCAGGCATAATGTTATGTAATATGTTCTTTTTCACACCTGTATCAGCGGCTCTTACCTTTCCTATAAAGTATGATCCAATCATCGAGGATCCCTCATTAATAATTGATAATCCTATAATTGATAACCCTATAATTGATAACCCTATAATAATTGACGATTCACTTATCCGTGGGCCTCTAATTGTTGTACCTGCCGCACCATCTGATTTAATAATCGGGGCAACTACTTCCACTGAAATAACCATAGAATGGAGTGACAACTCATCTAATGAAACAGGTTTCACGGTCGAACGGAGGACCGGCAGCAGTAACTGGAGCCAGGTGGGGGAGGTTGGACCAGATGAAACCTATTTTACCAGTGACGAACTTTCTCCTGAGCGGACTTACTACTTCCGGGTTGCAGCATACAACAGTGCCGGCACTTCAGGTTATTCCAACCAAGTATACGGCACTACCGACCAGCCGGCTCCGGTAACAAATATCTATGAGGATAACTCTGAAACAATCATAAATGAAACAGATATAACAAATGAGGCTAATACAACGGTAAATATAAGTGACAGCACAATTACCAACAGCAATATTGCCAGCAACAACCAGGTTAACCAGACAACTACAGTGGCCAACTATAATTCGGCCAGCACGGCTGTCGAGTATGTGAAGATTGTTGTCAATGGTGAGCAGATGAATCCCGGTGATGCCCCGCCATTTATCAATAAGAACAACCGGGTAATGGTCCCGTTCCGGGCCATAGCCGAAAAGTTGGGTGCAGCGGTCCAGTGGGACCCTAGGGAAAGAATTGCCGCTCTCAGCCAGGGGCAGAGAGTTGTCCGGGTTCCTATCGGACAACAGGTTATCGAAGTGGACGGAAACGTGCAGGCAATGGATACCCTGGCTGTTATTAAATCTTCACGTACATATATACCGGTCCGGGCTGTAAGTCAGGCGCTGGGAGCCACTGTGGAATGGGATCAGGCCAACAAAACTGTGATTGTTAAAACGGGTGCCGGGCTGTAA